One window from the genome of Actinoplanes teichomyceticus ATCC 31121 encodes:
- a CDS encoding ABC transporter permease: MSASAATGYRPSRTLPIRAEIRRQASRRRTQLALGFMALLPLIILVAFEFGGGENDDDGDGGGAFSSLVDLATSGGLNFALFCLAVSAGFLLVVVFALFAGDTVASEASWGSLRYLLAIPVPRARLLAVKLVVALGYALLALAVLAGTGLLVGTLRYGWHPLGSTVAAPIPPGAGVLRLLGILAYLAVVLLVVAGLAFLLSVLTDAALGAVGGAVLLWILSSILDQITALGSIRNALPTHYSDAWLGLLSTPVQTEDLAKGAISAIVYAAIFWGLAFHRFTRKDVTS; this comes from the coding sequence ATGAGCGCCTCTGCCGCGACGGGTTACCGCCCGTCCCGCACGCTGCCGATCCGTGCCGAGATCCGCCGCCAGGCGTCGCGCCGGCGCACCCAGCTGGCGCTCGGCTTCATGGCGCTGTTGCCGCTGATCATCCTGGTCGCCTTCGAGTTCGGCGGCGGCGAGAACGACGACGACGGCGACGGCGGGGGCGCGTTCAGCAGCCTGGTCGACCTGGCCACCTCGGGCGGGCTGAACTTCGCGCTGTTCTGCCTGGCGGTCTCCGCCGGCTTCCTGCTCGTGGTGGTCTTCGCGCTGTTCGCCGGGGACACCGTGGCCAGCGAGGCGAGCTGGGGCAGCCTGCGCTACCTGCTGGCGATCCCGGTCCCGCGGGCCCGGCTGCTCGCGGTCAAGCTGGTGGTGGCGCTGGGGTACGCGCTGCTCGCGCTGGCCGTGCTGGCCGGCACCGGGCTGCTGGTCGGGACGCTGCGCTACGGCTGGCACCCGCTGGGCAGCACGGTCGCCGCGCCGATCCCGCCCGGCGCGGGGGTGCTGCGGCTGCTCGGCATCCTGGCCTACCTGGCCGTGGTGCTGCTGGTGGTGGCCGGCCTGGCGTTCCTGCTCTCGGTGCTGACCGACGCCGCCCTGGGCGCGGTCGGCGGCGCCGTGCTGCTCTGGATCCTCTCCAGCATCCTGGACCAGATCACCGCGCTCGGCTCGATCCGCAACGCGCTGCCGACCCACTACAGCGACGCCTGGCTGGGCCTGCTGTCCACCCCGGTGCAGACGGAGGACCTGGCCAAGGGGGCGATCTCGGCGATCGTCTACGCCGCGATCTTCTGGGGGCTGGCGTTCCACCGGTTCACCCGCAAGGACGTCACCTCCTGA
- a CDS encoding alpha/beta fold hydrolase, which produces MSAFLRVTRRRAVTAAVVLVLLAAATIWAVLPDRAAWSAQELRITVRSGPAGDQPVELDARFLLPRDRSGRVPAVLLAHGFGGSKDSVRPDAESLAERGYAVLTWTARGFGRSTGEIHLDSPDYEVRDAQRLLDWLAQRPEVRTDAPGDPRVGVVGGSYGGALALLLAGQDRRVDAIVPSITWNDLSHAFLPQSADTADTGVFKKGWAGVFFGASAGGGNPACGRFAADVCAAYLSMATTGVPDAATRELLRRSSPATVLDRIKAPTLLIQGAVDTLFPLSEADANARGIAANGTPVKVAWFTGGHDGGSGPGNDRDRVRYLTAQWLDHYLRGEGGAPGDDFTWSRVAGFSATDRDLVTNGYSTQAYPGVTGTGATGLDLTGPARRIANPPNGNPAAISALPGLGSRLSSLLSGNVATDVPGQHATFATAPLSGAIEVAGAPTVRLRAASPTGEAVLFVKLYDVDPAGTPTLSAGLVAPVRLTGLPADIARARPVTVTLPAIVREMAAGHTLQVVVATSDQGFLSPAAPATYTVAVDGQLTLPTLVGTPIASPAAAWWYALGALVLALLLGLAVLLLVHRARRRRRVTAVTKPYADTPLVVRGLRKAYGDGFVAVEEIGFTVERGQVVGLLGPNGAGKTTTLRVLMGLTSPTAGEIYVFGHRLVPGAQILSRVGALVEGPGFLPHLTGQQNLEAYWRATGRPWADARFAEALEIAGLGASVHRRTKNYSHGMRQRLAIAQAMLGLPELLVLDEPTDGLDPPQIAEMRRVLQRYATDGRAVLVSSHLLAEVEQTCTHAVVVNKGRIVAAGPVEEIVGESPSVAIEVTDVPAATEVLSGLGVRSVTADGASGLIVDMNGTPRAEVVASLVRAGVGVDRVVPRRRLEDAFLALVGDNSRGSGDR; this is translated from the coding sequence ATGTCTGCGTTCCTCCGGGTGACCCGGCGCCGGGCGGTCACCGCCGCGGTGGTGCTCGTGCTGCTCGCCGCCGCGACCATCTGGGCCGTGCTGCCCGACCGGGCCGCCTGGAGCGCCCAGGAGCTGCGGATCACGGTCCGCTCCGGACCGGCCGGCGACCAGCCGGTCGAGCTGGACGCCCGCTTCCTGCTGCCCCGGGACCGCTCCGGCCGGGTGCCCGCGGTGCTGCTCGCGCACGGGTTCGGCGGCAGCAAGGACTCGGTGCGCCCGGACGCCGAGTCGCTCGCCGAGCGCGGCTACGCGGTGCTCACCTGGACCGCCCGGGGCTTCGGCCGCAGTACCGGCGAGATCCACCTGGACAGCCCGGACTACGAGGTCCGGGACGCCCAGCGCCTGCTGGACTGGCTGGCGCAGCGCCCGGAGGTGCGCACCGACGCGCCCGGCGACCCCCGGGTGGGCGTGGTCGGCGGGTCGTACGGCGGCGCGCTCGCGCTGCTGCTGGCCGGCCAGGACCGCCGGGTCGACGCGATCGTCCCGTCCATCACCTGGAACGATCTGAGCCACGCCTTCCTCCCGCAGTCCGCGGACACCGCCGACACCGGGGTCTTCAAGAAGGGCTGGGCCGGCGTCTTCTTCGGCGCGAGCGCCGGCGGCGGCAACCCGGCCTGCGGGCGCTTCGCCGCCGACGTCTGCGCCGCCTACCTCTCGATGGCGACCACCGGCGTGCCGGACGCGGCCACCCGGGAGCTGCTGCGCCGGTCCAGCCCGGCCACCGTGCTCGACCGGATCAAGGCGCCCACGCTGCTGATCCAGGGCGCGGTGGACACGCTCTTCCCGCTCTCCGAGGCGGACGCCAACGCCCGGGGCATCGCGGCCAACGGCACCCCGGTCAAGGTGGCCTGGTTCACCGGCGGGCACGACGGCGGGTCCGGCCCGGGCAACGACCGGGACCGGGTCCGGTACCTCACCGCCCAGTGGCTCGACCACTACCTGAGAGGCGAGGGCGGCGCGCCGGGCGACGACTTCACCTGGTCGCGGGTGGCCGGGTTCAGCGCGACGGACCGGGACCTGGTGACCAACGGGTACTCCACGCAGGCGTACCCGGGTGTCACCGGCACCGGCGCCACCGGTCTGGACCTCACCGGGCCGGCGCGGCGGATCGCCAACCCGCCGAACGGCAACCCGGCGGCGATCTCCGCCCTGCCCGGCCTGGGCAGCCGACTCAGTTCCCTGCTCAGCGGCAACGTGGCCACCGACGTGCCGGGACAGCACGCCACCTTCGCCACCGCCCCGCTTTCCGGCGCGATCGAGGTGGCCGGCGCGCCCACGGTGCGGCTGCGCGCCGCCTCCCCGACCGGCGAGGCGGTGCTCTTCGTCAAGCTCTACGACGTCGACCCGGCCGGCACGCCCACGCTCAGCGCCGGCCTGGTCGCCCCGGTCCGGCTGACCGGCCTGCCCGCGGACATCGCCCGGGCGCGGCCGGTGACGGTCACCCTGCCGGCGATCGTCCGGGAGATGGCGGCCGGGCACACCCTCCAGGTCGTCGTCGCCACCAGCGACCAGGGGTTCCTCTCCCCGGCCGCGCCGGCCACCTACACCGTGGCGGTCGACGGGCAGCTGACGCTGCCCACCCTGGTGGGCACGCCGATCGCCTCGCCCGCGGCCGCCTGGTGGTACGCCCTCGGCGCGCTCGTCCTGGCCCTCCTGCTCGGTCTCGCGGTCCTGCTGCTGGTGCACCGGGCCCGCCGCCGGCGCCGGGTGACGGCGGTGACGAAACCGTACGCCGACACCCCGCTGGTGGTCCGCGGCCTGCGCAAGGCGTACGGCGACGGGTTCGTGGCGGTCGAGGAGATCGGCTTCACCGTCGAGCGCGGCCAGGTCGTCGGCCTGCTCGGGCCGAACGGCGCCGGCAAGACCACCACGCTGCGCGTGCTGATGGGCCTGACCAGCCCGACCGCCGGGGAGATCTACGTCTTCGGGCACCGGCTGGTGCCCGGCGCGCAGATCCTCTCCCGGGTCGGCGCGCTGGTGGAGGGCCCCGGCTTCCTGCCGCACCTGACCGGTCAGCAGAACCTGGAGGCCTACTGGCGGGCCACCGGCCGCCCGTGGGCGGACGCCCGGTTCGCCGAGGCGCTGGAGATCGCCGGTCTGGGCGCCTCGGTGCACCGCCGGACGAAGAACTACAGCCACGGCATGCGCCAGCGGCTGGCCATCGCGCAGGCCATGCTGGGCCTGCCGGAGCTGCTGGTGCTGGACGAGCCGACGGACGGCCTGGACCCGCCGCAGATCGCCGAGATGCGCCGGGTGCTCCAGCGGTACGCCACCGACGGCCGTGCCGTGCTGGTCTCCAGCCACCTGCTCGCCGAGGTGGAACAGACCTGCACGCACGCGGTCGTGGTGAACAAGGGGCGGATCGTGGCGGCCGGCCCGGTCGAGGAGATCGTCGGCGAGTCGCCGTCGGTGGCGATCGAGGTGACCGACGTGCCGGCCGCCACCGAGGTCCTCAGCGGCCTGGGGGTGCGCTCGGTGACTGCGGACGGCGCGTCCGGCCTGATCGTGGACATGAACGGCACCCCGCGCGCCGAGGTGGTCGCCTCGCTGGTGCGCGCCGGTGTCGGGGTGGACCGGGTGGTGCCGCGGCGCCGCCTGGAGGATGCGTTCCTGGCCCTGGTGGGCGACAACTCCCGGGGGAGTGGAGACCGATGA
- a CDS encoding DeoR/GlpR family DNA-binding transcription regulator, with protein sequence MDRYARWNALLELLTDSGRVTVEEAAERLDVSQATIRRDFDQLAQQQMITRTRGGAVANGVSYDLPLRYKSAKHSAEKQRIGEAAARLVAPGTVVGLNGGTTVTEVARALAVRPDLNAGGEGSQLTVVTNALNIANELLVRSRMKIVVAGGVVRPQSFEVVGPLGGALLREVTLDIVLLGVDALDVELGAASHHEGEAAMNSLMVARAKRVVVIADSSKLGGHAFARICPITQVETLVTDSGASSSVVAAFREAGVEVICA encoded by the coding sequence GTGGACCGGTACGCGCGGTGGAATGCCCTGCTGGAGCTATTGACGGACAGCGGCCGGGTGACCGTCGAGGAGGCGGCCGAGCGGCTGGACGTCTCCCAGGCCACCATCCGGCGTGACTTCGACCAGCTCGCCCAGCAGCAGATGATCACCCGGACCCGGGGCGGCGCGGTCGCCAACGGCGTCTCCTACGACCTGCCGCTGCGCTACAAGAGCGCCAAGCACTCCGCCGAGAAGCAGCGGATCGGCGAGGCCGCCGCCCGCCTGGTCGCCCCGGGCACCGTGGTCGGGCTGAACGGCGGCACCACGGTCACCGAGGTGGCCCGGGCCCTGGCGGTCCGCCCGGACCTGAACGCCGGCGGCGAGGGCTCCCAGCTCACCGTCGTGACCAACGCCCTGAACATCGCCAACGAGCTGCTGGTCCGATCCCGGATGAAGATCGTGGTGGCCGGCGGGGTGGTGCGCCCGCAGTCGTTCGAGGTGGTCGGCCCGCTCGGTGGCGCCCTGCTCAGGGAGGTGACGCTGGACATCGTCCTGCTCGGCGTCGACGCCCTCGACGTCGAGCTCGGCGCCGCCTCCCACCACGAGGGCGAGGCCGCCATGAACAGCCTGATGGTGGCCCGCGCCAAGCGCGTCGTGGTGATCGCCGACTCGTCCAAGCTCGGCGGCCACGCGTTCGCCCGGATCTGCCCGATCACCCAGGTGGAGACCCTGGTGACCGACTCCGGGGCGTCGTCCTCGGTGGTGGCCGCGTTCCGCGAGGCCGGGGTCGAGGTGATCTGCGCGTGA
- a CDS encoding AAA family ATPase, whose product MADDLTLTVTLRPAALDARRGIVRLHPEVMAALALHPGDPVRLAGTRVTAGIVARAEAGAGRALLYADDLTLGNLGMRDGGQVTVTPIPVTAARRVILAGAPEIVAVVSPEMLRLALLGKVVSAGDDVSLLPQDVLPEAGHRSLVEAARRSLANRVGYAWTSTLLTVVDVAATDAALVTMDTVVGWQDGPAAAATGTVAVRGVRPQGPASTDPEVPPPSIDDLPGLRAQAKELAELLDLGFHHREVLARLGTRVSLGVLISGPSGSGKSALVRAVAATVGAPVRPVWAPELAALTNDAAAGRLRALAAELRGGDPAVLLVSDVEALAPRDGSGPLPTVFRQVLAETVASGAAVVCTTSKPESVDPSLRAPDLLALQLTVPLPDAAMRREQLGVLTRGMPLAEDVRLDDVAGRTPGFVAADLGALAREAGVRAALRQKESDAPTVTMADFEAALDVVRPTSMADSTLEVAAVTLDDVGDLADVKQVLTESVLWPLTYPDTFARLGVSPPRGVLLYGPPGCGKTYLVKAIAGTGKANVLSVKGAELLSKWVGDSERAVRELFRRAREAAPTLVFLDEVDALAPARGQGSDGGVTDRVVAALLTELDGVEDLRNVVVIGATNRPDLIDPALLRPGRLERLVYVPPPDGPARAAILRATARAVPLDDSVDLDALGAQLAGFSAADCAALIREAALAAMRDSLEASTVTAANVRTARERVRASLDPEQVAWLAAYAETHQP is encoded by the coding sequence GTGGCAGACGATCTCACGCTGACCGTGACCCTGCGGCCGGCCGCCCTGGACGCCCGGCGGGGCATCGTCCGTCTGCACCCGGAGGTGATGGCCGCCCTGGCGCTGCACCCGGGCGACCCGGTGCGGCTGGCCGGGACGCGGGTCACCGCCGGGATCGTGGCCCGAGCCGAGGCCGGCGCCGGCCGGGCGCTGCTGTACGCCGACGACCTCACGCTCGGCAACCTCGGGATGCGCGACGGCGGCCAGGTCACGGTCACCCCGATCCCGGTGACCGCGGCGCGCCGGGTGATCCTGGCCGGCGCCCCGGAGATCGTCGCCGTGGTGTCCCCGGAGATGCTGCGGCTCGCGCTGCTCGGCAAGGTGGTCAGCGCCGGGGACGACGTGTCGCTGCTGCCGCAGGACGTGCTGCCCGAGGCGGGGCACCGGTCGCTGGTCGAGGCGGCCCGGCGCAGCCTGGCCAACCGGGTCGGGTACGCATGGACCAGCACCCTGCTGACCGTGGTGGACGTGGCCGCCACGGACGCCGCCCTGGTCACCATGGACACCGTGGTGGGGTGGCAGGACGGCCCGGCGGCGGCGGCCACCGGCACGGTCGCGGTCCGTGGCGTACGCCCGCAGGGTCCGGCCTCCACCGATCCCGAGGTGCCGCCGCCCAGCATCGACGACCTGCCCGGTCTGCGTGCCCAGGCCAAGGAGCTGGCGGAGCTGCTCGACCTGGGCTTCCATCACCGCGAGGTGCTGGCCCGGCTGGGTACCCGGGTCAGTCTCGGCGTGCTGATCTCCGGGCCGTCCGGGTCCGGGAAGTCGGCGCTGGTCCGGGCGGTCGCCGCCACGGTCGGCGCCCCGGTACGCCCGGTGTGGGCACCCGAACTGGCCGCGCTCACCAACGACGCGGCGGCCGGCCGGCTCCGCGCCCTGGCCGCTGAGCTGCGCGGCGGCGATCCGGCGGTCCTGCTGGTCTCGGACGTGGAGGCGCTCGCGCCCCGGGACGGGTCGGGACCCCTGCCCACCGTGTTCCGCCAGGTGCTGGCCGAGACGGTGGCGTCCGGCGCGGCGGTGGTCTGCACCACCAGCAAGCCGGAGTCGGTGGACCCGTCGCTGCGCGCCCCGGACCTGCTGGCGCTGCAGCTGACCGTGCCGCTGCCGGACGCCGCGATGCGCCGCGAGCAGCTGGGCGTGCTGACCCGTGGGATGCCGCTGGCCGAGGACGTACGCCTGGACGACGTGGCCGGCCGTACCCCCGGTTTCGTGGCCGCCGACCTGGGCGCGCTGGCCCGCGAGGCCGGGGTCCGGGCGGCGCTGCGGCAGAAGGAGTCGGACGCGCCGACCGTGACCATGGCGGACTTCGAGGCCGCGCTGGACGTGGTCCGGCCCACCTCGATGGCCGACTCGACGCTGGAGGTGGCCGCGGTGACCCTGGACGACGTCGGCGACCTGGCCGACGTCAAGCAGGTGCTGACCGAGTCGGTGCTGTGGCCGCTGACCTACCCGGACACCTTCGCCCGGCTCGGCGTCTCCCCGCCCCGCGGGGTGCTGCTCTACGGCCCGCCGGGCTGCGGCAAGACCTACCTGGTCAAGGCGATCGCCGGGACCGGCAAGGCGAACGTGCTCTCGGTCAAGGGCGCCGAGCTGCTCAGCAAGTGGGTGGGCGACAGCGAGCGGGCGGTGCGCGAGCTGTTCCGCCGGGCCCGGGAGGCCGCGCCGACCCTGGTCTTCCTGGACGAGGTGGACGCGCTGGCGCCGGCCCGCGGCCAGGGCAGCGACGGCGGCGTCACCGACCGGGTGGTGGCGGCGCTGCTCACCGAGCTGGACGGGGTGGAGGACCTGCGCAACGTGGTGGTGATCGGGGCGACCAACCGGCCGGATCTGATCGACCCGGCGCTGCTGCGGCCCGGCCGGCTGGAGCGCCTGGTCTACGTGCCGCCGCCGGACGGACCGGCGCGGGCCGCGATCCTGCGGGCGACGGCCCGGGCGGTGCCCCTGGACGACTCGGTCGACCTGGACGCGCTCGGGGCGCAGCTGGCGGGTTTCTCGGCGGCCGACTGCGCGGCGCTGATCCGGGAGGCGGCGCTGGCCGCGATGCGCGACTCGCTGGAGGCCTCCACGGTCACCGCGGCGAACGTGCGGACCGCGCGGGAACGGGTGCGGGCCTCGCTCGACCCGGAGCAGGTCGCGTGGCTGGCGGCGTACGCGGAAACGCACCAGCCCTGA
- a CDS encoding DUF3263 domain-containing protein, with product MDIHPYRYLPPGSAMQPAAEPTGSQPAEEQHIPAPRATGPGPAGGPGTGDTGTPGLTERDREILAFEARWWKHAGAKEQAVRDTFGLSSTRYYQLLNALLDNPAALAHDPVLIGRLRRLRSARARTRRR from the coding sequence GTGGACATCCACCCGTACCGATACCTGCCGCCAGGGAGCGCCATGCAGCCCGCCGCCGAACCGACCGGGTCCCAGCCGGCCGAGGAGCAGCACATCCCTGCCCCCCGCGCCACCGGGCCGGGCCCGGCCGGCGGGCCGGGGACCGGGGACACCGGGACGCCCGGCCTCACCGAGCGCGACCGGGAGATCCTGGCCTTCGAGGCCCGGTGGTGGAAGCACGCCGGAGCCAAGGAGCAGGCGGTCCGGGACACCTTCGGGCTCTCCTCGACCCGGTACTACCAGCTGCTCAACGCCCTGCTGGACAACCCCGCCGCGCTGGCGCACGACCCGGTCCTGATCGGCCGCCTGCGGCGGCTGCGCTCGGCCCGGGCCCGCACCCGTCGCCGCTGA
- a CDS encoding ABC transporter permease subunit, whose product MSLYRAETRRLVKRRFTRFFVLLALLALGLIAAGVAYSNHKATPEVIATAQADADRSYERDVQTAERDRQNCATSPEQYGGDCANLWTPSRDDYRAVNYMPSQFDFRENYPAMLITLAALLALVAFIIGASFVGAEWSSGGMMNLLLWRPQRIRVLSTKLAALLVSSLGLAVLAGAAWTGLFWLIANLRGTTERMTPGAWQSIGLMGLRGLGLVLVAGALGFGLASLGRHTAAALGAAIGVVVVFQFGLAIVLELAKARFYEAYLLPSWIAAWMFKSYEVTDYNAPCDFSATSGCEPPTLTITWQLAGGVFAAVAIIIVGAAMLTMRKRDIT is encoded by the coding sequence GTGAGTCTGTACCGGGCGGAGACCCGCCGGCTGGTCAAGCGGCGTTTCACCAGGTTCTTCGTGCTCCTCGCGCTGCTGGCGCTGGGATTGATCGCGGCCGGCGTGGCGTACTCGAACCACAAGGCCACCCCGGAGGTGATCGCCACCGCGCAGGCCGACGCGGACCGCAGCTACGAGCGCGACGTGCAGACGGCCGAGCGGGACAGGCAGAACTGCGCCACGTCGCCGGAGCAGTACGGCGGCGACTGCGCCAACCTCTGGACCCCGTCCCGGGACGACTACCGGGCGGTCAACTACATGCCGTCGCAGTTCGACTTCCGGGAGAACTACCCGGCGATGCTGATCACCCTGGCCGCGCTGCTGGCACTGGTCGCGTTCATCATCGGGGCGTCGTTCGTCGGCGCCGAATGGAGCAGCGGCGGCATGATGAACCTCCTGCTCTGGCGGCCGCAGCGGATCCGGGTGCTGTCCACCAAGCTGGCCGCGCTGCTGGTCTCGTCGCTGGGGCTGGCCGTGCTCGCCGGCGCCGCCTGGACCGGGCTGTTCTGGCTGATCGCGAACCTGCGCGGGACCACCGAGCGGATGACCCCGGGGGCCTGGCAGTCGATCGGCCTGATGGGCCTGCGCGGCCTCGGCCTGGTGCTGGTGGCCGGGGCGCTGGGCTTCGGGCTCGCCTCGCTGGGCCGGCACACGGCTGCGGCGCTGGGCGCGGCGATCGGCGTGGTGGTGGTGTTCCAGTTCGGCCTGGCCATCGTGCTGGAGCTGGCCAAGGCCCGGTTCTACGAGGCCTATCTGCTGCCGTCCTGGATCGCGGCGTGGATGTTCAAGTCCTACGAGGTGACCGACTACAACGCGCCGTGCGACTTCTCCGCCACCAGCGGGTGCGAGCCGCCGACGCTGACCATCACCTGGCAGCTCGCCGGGGGCGTGTTCGCCGCGGTGGCGATCATCATTGTGGGTGCCGCGATGCTGACGATGCGTAAGCGGGACATCACCTGA
- the thrC gene encoding threonine synthase, whose amino-acid sequence MTSTVSTPAATTSPARGLVCRACGAEYPLAAQHACYECFGPLEVAYDEAALARVTRAEIEAGPQNIWRYAALLPAGQDPATRVTLDPGLTPLVSAPALAAALGLTAPLWIKDDSQNPTHSFKDRVVSVALTAAKELGFRRFSCASTGNLANSVAAHAARAGVPSIVFIPSDLEQGKVVTTAVYGGDLVAIEGSYDDVNRLCSELVETDEFEDTAFVNVNVRPFYAEGSKTLGYEVAEQLGWRIPAQVVIPMASGELLTKVDKAFSELVEIGLAQAPEGGWTVFGAQSAGCNPIAVALHHDTDVIVPVKPTGIAKSLNIGDPAAGPYAIEAVRRTGGWMDYANDDEIRAGIRLLAETTGIFAETAGGTTVAVLRKLVESGRLDPAKETVVYNTGEGLKTLDAIAGEAGPTHRIKPSLRGAREAGLLG is encoded by the coding sequence ATGACGTCCACCGTCAGCACACCCGCCGCCACCACCTCGCCCGCCCGCGGCCTGGTCTGCCGTGCCTGCGGCGCGGAGTACCCGCTCGCCGCCCAGCACGCCTGCTACGAGTGTTTCGGCCCGCTCGAGGTGGCCTACGACGAGGCCGCGCTCGCGCGGGTGACCCGGGCCGAGATCGAGGCGGGCCCGCAGAACATCTGGCGCTACGCGGCGCTGCTCCCGGCCGGTCAGGACCCGGCCACCCGGGTGACCCTCGACCCCGGTCTGACCCCGCTGGTCAGCGCCCCGGCGCTGGCCGCCGCGCTGGGCCTGACCGCTCCGCTCTGGATCAAGGACGACTCGCAGAATCCGACGCACTCGTTCAAGGACCGGGTGGTGTCGGTGGCGCTGACCGCCGCGAAGGAGCTCGGCTTCCGGCGGTTCTCCTGCGCCTCCACCGGCAACCTGGCCAACTCGGTGGCCGCGCACGCGGCCCGCGCCGGGGTGCCCAGCATCGTGTTCATCCCGTCCGACCTGGAGCAGGGCAAGGTCGTCACGACCGCGGTCTACGGCGGCGACCTGGTCGCCATCGAGGGCTCCTACGACGACGTCAACCGGCTGTGCAGCGAGCTGGTGGAGACCGACGAGTTCGAGGACACCGCGTTCGTCAACGTGAACGTGCGCCCGTTCTACGCCGAGGGCTCCAAGACGCTGGGCTACGAGGTGGCCGAGCAGCTCGGCTGGCGGATCCCGGCCCAGGTGGTCATCCCGATGGCCTCCGGTGAGCTGCTCACCAAGGTGGACAAGGCGTTCAGCGAGCTGGTCGAGATCGGACTGGCGCAGGCGCCGGAGGGCGGCTGGACCGTCTTCGGCGCGCAGTCGGCCGGCTGCAATCCGATCGCGGTGGCGCTGCACCACGACACCGACGTGATCGTCCCGGTGAAGCCGACCGGGATCGCGAAGTCGCTGAACATCGGGGACCCGGCCGCCGGGCCGTACGCGATCGAGGCGGTGCGCCGCACCGGCGGGTGGATGGACTACGCGAACGACGACGAGATCCGTGCCGGCATCCGCCTGCTCGCCGAGACCACCGGCATCTTTGCCGAGACGGCCGGCGGCACCACCGTCGCGGTGCTCAGGAAACTGGTGGAGAGCGGCCGGTTGGACCCCGCGAAGGAGACGGTCGTCTACAACACCGGCGAGGGGCTGAAGACGCTGGACGCGATCGCCGGGGAGGCCGGGCCGACCCACCGGATCAAGCCCTCGCTGCGTGGCGCGCGCGAGGCCGGCCTGCTGGGATAG
- a CDS encoding ATP-binding cassette domain-containing protein, whose translation MTAVLEISGLRKTYRSRKGVRNALDGFDMVVEAGQVHGFLGPNGSGKTTTLRTLLGLIKPNEGRMAILGQPVPQHLPQVAGQVGAIVESPQFFANLTAETTLSLLADAGGVDPRRVPAVLELVGLRDRAKERVKTYSLGMKQRLAVASALLKEPKLLILDEPANGLDPGGIREMRTLMRDLSASGMTVLLSSHILGEIQLICDSVTIIAAGRRVAAGSVAEVLASHTSTTVRVRLEPGVDLPGAAEILRAAGAAITLENDHFTVANAGNPAQITKLLAERQIYVAELTPVSADLEDVFLELTGTAPVDGGNRQVDQVSAATRGGWGQ comes from the coding sequence ATGACCGCCGTACTCGAGATATCAGGGCTGCGTAAGACCTATCGCAGCCGCAAGGGCGTCCGGAACGCCCTGGACGGCTTCGACATGGTCGTGGAGGCCGGTCAGGTGCACGGCTTCCTCGGCCCGAACGGTTCGGGCAAGACCACCACCCTGCGTACGCTGCTCGGCCTGATCAAGCCGAACGAGGGCCGGATGGCGATCCTCGGCCAGCCGGTGCCGCAGCACCTGCCGCAGGTGGCCGGACAGGTCGGCGCGATCGTGGAGAGCCCGCAGTTCTTCGCCAACCTCACCGCCGAGACCACCCTGTCGCTGCTCGCCGACGCCGGCGGCGTCGACCCGCGCCGGGTGCCCGCGGTGCTCGAACTGGTCGGCCTGCGCGACCGGGCGAAGGAGCGGGTCAAGACCTACTCGCTGGGCATGAAGCAGCGCCTGGCGGTGGCGTCCGCGCTGCTGAAGGAGCCGAAGCTGCTGATCCTGGACGAGCCGGCGAACGGCCTGGACCCGGGTGGCATCCGGGAGATGCGCACGCTGATGCGCGACCTGTCGGCCTCCGGGATGACCGTGCTGCTCTCCAGCCACATCCTCGGCGAGATCCAGCTCATCTGCGACTCCGTGACGATCATCGCGGCCGGGCGTCGGGTGGCCGCGGGCTCGGTCGCCGAGGTGCTGGCCAGTCACACCTCCACGACCGTGCGGGTACGCCTGGAGCCCGGGGTGGACCTGCCCGGCGCCGCGGAGATCCTGCGCGCCGCGGGCGCCGCGATCACGCTGGAGAACGACCACTTCACCGTGGCGAACGCCGGCAATCCGGCCCAGATCACCAAGCTGCTCGCCGAGCGGCAGATCTACGTCGCCGAGCTGACCCCGGTCTCGGCCGACCTGGAGGACGTGTTCCTCGAACTCACCGGCACCGCGCCGGTCGACGGGGGGAACCGGCAGGTCGATCAGGTGTCGGCGGCGACGCGGGGCGGGTGGGGTCAGTGA